One window of the Ictidomys tridecemlineatus isolate mIctTri1 chromosome 11, mIctTri1.hap1, whole genome shotgun sequence genome contains the following:
- the Oma1 gene encoding metalloendopeptidase OMA1, mitochondrial isoform X2 produces MSFIYGLQSATRNCFLSQFNSLTNWRKWNSPAVTLVGCCQVQNLQIIKKYQGLKSFSQCDLSTFLPGNFHFCRTFSNKRIGYISSAKSKEIWMVTHKGTAWNDSFPRWVLTKKVAVDPALGALCPLSYSSVRVGRSFHTSSRVQTAPVPLFLIILKPVQKLLAIIVGRGIRKWWQALPPNKKELFKESVRRNKWKLFLGFTGFGLLFVVFYFTHLEVSPITGRSKLLLLGKEHFKLLSELEYEAWMEEFKNDMLTEKDPRYLTVKEVVHHLIECNKDIPGISELNWIIHVVDSPDINAFVLPNGQVFIFTGLLNSVTDTHQLSFLLGHEIAHAVLGHAAEKASLVHLLDFLGMIFLTMIWAICPRDSLAILGQWIQSKLQEYMFDRPYSRALEAEADQIGLQFAAKMKLLKPT; encoded by the exons ATGAGCTTCATCTATGGACTGCAGTCTGCTACTAGAAACTGTTTTCTCTCCCAATTTAATTCACTGACCAACTGGAGAAAATGGAATTCACCAGCAGTAACTTTAGTGGGCTGTTGTCAAGTACAAAATCTCCAAATAATTAAGAAGTATCAGGGTCTTAAATCATTCAGTCAGTGTGACCTGTCAACTTTTCTCCCTGGAAACTTTCATTTCTGTAGGACTTTCAGTAACAAAAGAATAGGATACATCTCAAGTGCCAAAAGTAAGGAAATTTGGATGGTTACTCACAAAGGTACTGCATGGAATGACTCTTTTCCAAGATGGGTGCTTACAAAAAAAGTTGCAGTTGATCCTGCTCTTGGAGCCTTGTGTCCACTGAGCTATTCCTCTGTCAGAGTTGGCAGGAGCTTCCACACTTCTTCACGGGTTCAAACTGCTCCAGTTCCTCTCTTCTTGATCATTCTGAAACCAGTGCAGAAGCTACTTGCAATTATTGTGGGCag GGGCATAAGGAAATGGTGGCAGGCACTTCCTCCTAACAAGAAGGAACTATTTAAAGAGAGTGTCAGGAGGAATAAATGGAAGTTATTCCTTGGTTTCACTGGCTTTGGACTGCTATTTGTAGTGTTTTATTTTACTCACTTGGAAGTGAGCCCAATCACAGGAAGAAGCAAGCTATTATTATTGGGGAAAGAGCATTTCAAACTTCTGTCAGAACTGGAATATGAAGCA tggaTGGAAGAATTTAAGAATGATATGCTAACTGAGAAAGACCCTCGATATCTGACTGTTAAAGAAGTGGTACATCATCTAATTGAATGTAATAAGGATATCCCAGGGATCTCTGAGCTCAATTGGATTATTCATGTGGTTGATTCTCCAGATATAAATGCCTTTGTGCTTCCA aATGGACAAGTTTTTATTTTCACGGGCCTCTTAAATAGTGTAACTGATACGCAtcaactttccttccttctgggTCATGAAATAGCACATGCAGTACTTGGGCATGCT GCGGAAAAGGCTAGCTTGGTTCATTTACTGGATTTCCttggtatgatttttctcacaATGATTTGGGCCATTTGTCCACGAGATAGTTTGGCAATTTTGGGCCAGTGGATACAGTCTAAACTGCAGGAG TATATGTTTGATAGACCATACAGTAGAGCACTGGAAGCTGAAGCTGATCAAATTGGACTACAGTTTGCTGCAAAG